One Hyphomicrobium sp. CS1GBMeth3 DNA window includes the following coding sequences:
- a CDS encoding zinc-finger domain-containing protein, whose amino-acid sequence MAKVGTPHFANDVGAEKIFVGVRELQCMGARPPFDHPHVFLDMGADSQILCPYCSTLYVHDPRLAENESDPKDCLVSLTSEAA is encoded by the coding sequence ATGGCCAAGGTCGGGACGCCACATTTTGCCAACGACGTCGGCGCCGAAAAGATCTTCGTCGGCGTGCGTGAGCTGCAGTGCATGGGTGCCCGTCCGCCTTTCGATCATCCGCATGTGTTTCTGGACATGGGCGCCGACAGCCAGATCCTCTGCCCGTATTGCTCCACGCTCTACGTTCACGATCCGCGCCTTGCGGAAAACGAGAGCGATCCTAAGGATTGCCTCGTGTCGCTGACGAGCGAAGCGGCATAG
- a CDS encoding FAD-dependent monooxygenase: protein MTSTPPSKGQLERVLIAGGGIGGIATALALAKRGIASTVLERRLIFGEDGAGIQIGPNGTRILGELGAAAFLRSRVTVPDGLRVLDATTARPLAAFPLGRWIAERHGAPYWTAHRRDLHNALLSAAERESLIKIRMGFDVTSVSDEGDGVTATSANADDCRGDVLIAADGAWSALRSRAFGGAAPAYTGKCAVRVVLPIEDVPEALNRTEVHLWLGRDVHVVHYPVQAGHAVALVVVFDDRHVTTDWSTSCDTAWVSGRTTGFAPLLRELLARPDEWRRWSLMTLRHSPRLAVGRLALLGDAAHPVMPFLAQGGVMALEDAVVVADTLAADRADPPRALKAYERARRSRVQRVARASRLNGRIYHLGGLPADARNFAFTRMSADRFMRRFDWLYGWTAPQTASHQPVTPSASSE from the coding sequence ATGACCTCAACTCCGCCCTCCAAGGGTCAGCTTGAGCGAGTGTTGATCGCTGGCGGCGGCATCGGCGGCATTGCCACGGCCCTCGCCCTCGCCAAGCGCGGCATCGCCTCCACGGTGCTTGAGCGCCGGCTGATCTTCGGCGAGGACGGAGCCGGCATTCAGATCGGCCCCAACGGTACCCGCATCCTGGGAGAACTCGGCGCCGCAGCTTTTCTGAGATCGCGCGTAACGGTACCGGATGGCTTGCGCGTTCTCGACGCGACGACGGCGCGTCCGCTCGCCGCGTTTCCTCTGGGCCGCTGGATTGCCGAGCGCCACGGCGCGCCATACTGGACCGCGCACCGGCGGGATCTTCACAACGCGCTGTTGTCCGCCGCCGAGCGCGAGTCCCTGATCAAGATTAGAATGGGCTTCGACGTGACCTCCGTCAGCGACGAGGGTGACGGCGTGACGGCCACCTCCGCCAACGCCGACGATTGCCGCGGCGACGTTCTCATCGCAGCCGACGGAGCGTGGTCGGCCCTGCGCAGCCGCGCCTTTGGAGGCGCGGCGCCGGCATACACTGGCAAGTGCGCCGTGCGTGTCGTGCTTCCGATCGAGGATGTGCCGGAAGCGCTGAACCGCACGGAGGTCCACCTGTGGCTCGGGCGCGATGTGCACGTCGTGCACTATCCCGTGCAGGCGGGCCACGCCGTGGCTCTCGTGGTCGTGTTCGACGATCGTCACGTCACGACAGATTGGAGCACGTCCTGCGACACGGCCTGGGTATCGGGCCGCACGACCGGGTTTGCGCCGCTGTTGCGCGAATTGCTCGCACGGCCCGACGAGTGGCGGCGCTGGTCGCTAATGACGCTGCGCCACAGTCCGCGCCTCGCGGTGGGCCGTCTGGCTCTGCTCGGCGATGCGGCGCATCCCGTGATGCCCTTCCTTGCGCAGGGCGGCGTGATGGCGCTCGAGGATGCCGTCGTCGTCGCGGATACGCTCGCCGCTGATCGAGCCGATCCTCCGCGCGCCTTGAAGGCTTATGAGCGCGCCCGCCGTTCGCGCGTGCAACGCGTCGCGCGCGCCTCGCGTTTGAACGGACGCATCTATCATCTGGGCGGCTTGCCGGCAGACGCGCGCAACTTCGCGTTCACGCGCATGTCGGCCGATCGCTTCATGCGTCGGTTCGATTGGCTCTACGGCTGGACTGCCCCGCAAACGGCCTCGCACCAGCCCGTTACGCCTAGCGCATCGTCAGAGTGA
- a CDS encoding di-heme oxidoredictase family protein translates to MGRAFGHTFWAIAFAALLPLAAGTVALVAAPSVDVAPTLEPGEELPGGSATSRGRPLDRDAFSYHSHGIGFEGEARFRVGNAIFRRLWVAAPSSTKASDGLGPLYNARGCQNCHLKDGRGRPPLANWPDETAVSLFLRLSIPPETDAQKQLFAERRVNSIPDPVYGEQLQNIAIQGHDGEGHMHITYEDVPVTLKDGYMVTLRKPTYSAVELKYGPLHPKVMLSPRISPPMIGLGLVEAIPETDIRAIADPDDADGDGISGRANEVWSLSQKRVMLGRFGWKAGAPTIIDQSASAAAGDIGLSNPLVPKPSGDCTAAQAACLSAPNGDTDRLGGFELGQELLDLVVFYSQNLAVPERRGPADDTVLKGKVLFHKSGCAACHNPSFKTGHVLDQPHLSGQQIWPYSDFLLHDMGEGLADGRPEGVADGREWRTAPLWGIGLTEVVSGHTFLLHDGRARNVEEAILWHGGEAQAARDAYAGLSREEREALLAFVNSL, encoded by the coding sequence ATGGGCCGCGCATTCGGACACACGTTTTGGGCCATCGCCTTCGCGGCGCTGCTGCCGCTGGCTGCCGGCACGGTTGCCCTCGTCGCTGCCCCGTCTGTCGACGTTGCCCCTACGCTCGAGCCCGGTGAGGAGCTGCCAGGCGGCAGCGCTACCTCGCGCGGGCGGCCGCTCGACCGCGATGCCTTCTCCTATCATTCGCACGGCATCGGCTTCGAGGGCGAGGCGCGGTTCCGAGTCGGCAACGCCATATTCCGCAGGCTCTGGGTTGCGGCACCCTCTTCGACGAAGGCATCGGATGGTCTTGGCCCGCTTTACAACGCGCGGGGCTGCCAGAACTGCCACCTCAAGGATGGACGCGGGCGGCCGCCGCTCGCCAACTGGCCCGACGAGACTGCGGTCTCGCTGTTCCTGAGGCTCTCGATCCCTCCGGAGACGGATGCGCAGAAACAGCTTTTCGCCGAGCGGCGCGTCAACAGCATCCCGGATCCCGTCTACGGCGAGCAGCTGCAGAACATTGCCATCCAGGGCCACGACGGCGAAGGACACATGCACATCACGTATGAAGATGTGCCGGTGACGCTCAAGGACGGGTATATGGTGACGCTGCGCAAGCCCACCTATTCCGCCGTCGAGCTGAAGTATGGCCCGCTGCATCCCAAGGTCATGCTGTCGCCACGCATCTCCCCGCCGATGATCGGCCTCGGCCTCGTCGAGGCGATCCCGGAAACGGACATCCGCGCAATTGCCGATCCAGACGATGCCGACGGCGACGGCATATCGGGCCGCGCCAACGAGGTGTGGTCGCTGTCGCAGAAGCGCGTGATGCTGGGACGCTTCGGGTGGAAAGCCGGCGCTCCGACCATCATCGACCAGAGCGCGTCGGCGGCGGCTGGCGACATCGGGCTTTCCAACCCGCTCGTTCCAAAGCCATCGGGCGATTGCACGGCGGCGCAGGCGGCGTGCCTCTCGGCGCCGAACGGAGACACGGACCGCCTGGGCGGTTTCGAACTTGGTCAGGAGCTGCTCGACCTCGTGGTTTTCTATTCGCAGAATCTCGCCGTGCCGGAGCGGCGGGGCCCCGCTGACGACACCGTACTCAAGGGTAAGGTTCTGTTTCACAAATCTGGATGCGCAGCGTGCCACAACCCGTCATTCAAGACGGGTCATGTGCTGGACCAGCCGCACCTCAGTGGGCAGCAGATCTGGCCCTATAGCGATTTCCTGCTGCACGACATGGGCGAGGGTCTCGCCGACGGACGGCCCGAAGGCGTGGCCGATGGGCGCGAGTGGCGCACGGCGCCGTTGTGGGGCATCGGGCTCACGGAGGTCGTAAGCGGCCATACGTTCCTTCTGCACGACGGGCGCGCACGCAACGTCGAGGAAGCGATCCTATGGCACGGCGGCGAGGCGCAAGCGGCGCGCGATGCCTATGCCGGCCTCAGCCGCGAAGAGCGCGAAGCGCTGCTTGCCTTTGTCAATTCACTCTGA
- a CDS encoding imelysin family protein yields the protein MAYTAGLRPLMGAVAIALTLVPGLSAHAEPPPIKDVLAAYADIAEATYGDSLKDAQELKDAIDALIKSPSDATLDAARKAWIAARVPYMQTEAYRFGNPIVDAWEGRVNAWPLDEGLIDYVSEAYGGDNPENEFYAANVIANTSLKVAGKTVDASKITPELIRGLHEAGGVEANVASGYHAIEFLLWGQDLNGTEPGAGNRPATDYDLKACTGGNCDRRAAYLATVTDMLIEDLTWMTKQWGKDGDARKFVQRGEADGLTTIFTGLGSLSYGELAGERMKLGLIIHDPEEEHDCFSDNTHNAHYGDVLGIQNVYLGRYKRTDGSVVAGPSISDLVKAKSPETDAQVRAAIENSLAKVQALVDRAKTVEAYDQMLALGNDEGNAAIQGGIDALIAQAKELERAIAALDLKGIKFEGSDSLDAPDKVDGGG from the coding sequence ATGGCCTACACTGCCGGACTGCGGCCTCTCATGGGGGCGGTCGCGATCGCTCTGACGCTCGTTCCCGGCCTCTCAGCGCACGCCGAGCCGCCGCCGATCAAGGACGTGCTCGCCGCCTACGCCGATATCGCGGAGGCCACCTACGGCGACAGCCTCAAGGACGCCCAGGAGCTCAAGGACGCGATCGACGCCCTGATCAAGTCGCCCAGCGACGCGACGCTCGATGCGGCGCGCAAGGCATGGATCGCGGCACGCGTGCCTTACATGCAGACCGAGGCCTACCGGTTCGGCAACCCGATCGTCGATGCCTGGGAAGGCCGCGTAAACGCATGGCCGCTGGACGAAGGGCTCATCGACTACGTCTCTGAGGCGTACGGCGGCGACAATCCCGAGAATGAATTCTACGCGGCCAACGTCATCGCCAACACGTCGCTCAAGGTGGCCGGAAAGACGGTCGACGCCAGTAAGATCACGCCGGAATTGATCCGTGGCCTGCACGAAGCGGGCGGCGTCGAGGCCAACGTCGCGTCTGGGTATCACGCCATCGAGTTTCTTCTCTGGGGGCAGGATCTCAACGGCACGGAGCCGGGCGCAGGCAATCGTCCCGCCACGGATTACGACCTCAAAGCCTGCACAGGCGGCAACTGCGACCGGCGCGCGGCGTATCTCGCGACCGTGACCGACATGCTGATCGAGGACCTCACCTGGATGACGAAGCAGTGGGGCAAGGACGGGGATGCGCGCAAGTTCGTACAGCGCGGCGAAGCTGACGGCCTAACCACGATTTTTACCGGTCTCGGGAGTCTTTCGTACGGCGAATTGGCCGGCGAGCGCATGAAGCTGGGACTCATCATTCACGATCCGGAAGAGGAGCACGACTGCTTCTCCGACAACACGCACAACGCGCACTATGGCGACGTGCTAGGGATCCAGAACGTCTATCTCGGGCGCTATAAGCGGACGGACGGAAGCGTAGTCGCGGGTCCGAGCATCTCGGATCTCGTCAAGGCCAAGTCACCGGAGACGGACGCACAGGTGCGGGCGGCGATCGAAAACAGCCTCGCCAAGGTGCAGGCGCTCGTCGACCGCGCCAAGACCGTCGAGGCCTATGATCAGATGCTGGCGCTCGGCAACGACGAAGGTAACGCCGCGATCCAGGGTGGTATCGACGCGCTTATCGCCCAGGCCAAAGAGCTCGAGCGGGCCATCGCGGCGCTCGATCTCAAGGGCATCAAGTTCGAGGGCTCCGACAGCCTCGACGCGCCGGACAAGGTGGATGGCGGCGGCTGA
- a CDS encoding Rrf2 family transcriptional regulator, which yields MRLSKTTNYAIRILLDCAVADPNLVKVAEISERRDITLQNTFKIVHLLSRAGFIRAVRGRHGGVRLARPASEIRIGDVVRAMEILNLEVEREESQRAGVQGSQLAALDQLFDDALGAFISVLDEHTLEQMIKAQRKGTTGARPKAKTTRRAKPLAVASSGARRQPIGHG from the coding sequence ATGCGCCTAAGCAAAACCACCAATTACGCCATTCGCATTTTGCTCGATTGCGCGGTCGCCGACCCCAATCTGGTCAAGGTGGCCGAGATTTCCGAGCGCCGCGATATCACGCTGCAGAACACGTTCAAGATCGTGCATCTGCTGTCTCGCGCAGGCTTCATCCGCGCCGTCCGCGGTCGCCACGGCGGCGTGCGCCTGGCGCGCCCAGCGTCGGAGATCCGCATCGGCGACGTCGTACGCGCCATGGAGATCCTGAACCTCGAGGTCGAGCGCGAGGAGAGCCAGCGGGCCGGCGTCCAGGGCAGCCAGCTCGCGGCGCTCGATCAGCTGTTCGACGACGCGCTCGGCGCCTTCATCAGCGTGCTCGACGAGCACACGCTGGAGCAGATGATCAAGGCTCAGCGCAAGGGCACCACCGGCGCGCGACCCAAGGCCAAAACAACGCGTCGTGCGAAGCCGTTGGCGGTGGCCAGCAGCGGTGCACGCCGTCAGCCGATTGGACACGGCTGA
- a CDS encoding imelysin family protein — MTFPRFSSQILAAASVVAATFAIAGPLHALPIRKTHGTMVRDTIDSFIVPRVEGFAQSTGTLASAVAAVCTTNGDETARKAAATAFRETVKSWGGLDFVRFGPATREHRLERIFFWPDPRGFASRQLRALLAAKKPELLEPGALARQSVAVQGLTALEILLFDEKTPLGAGDDEAARYRCALASAIAANLHAVAGEIRDGWQGGDGFRNKMLRPGSDNLLYKDSTETVREVAKALATGLELCRDRFILPELTAVTANPPRRVRLAFEASGATDDYLRSSLAALHELYDSIGFDAYVPADKPWMVSFLPNAWKSLIADAARLDKLRANERGSEAHLRALRKMRFDLGGIRNIIVKELAPNADIVMGFNELDGD, encoded by the coding sequence GTGACGTTCCCCCGGTTCTCGAGCCAGATCCTGGCGGCCGCCTCCGTGGTGGCCGCGACATTCGCCATCGCCGGACCGCTACACGCGCTTCCGATCCGCAAAACCCACGGCACGATGGTGCGTGACACAATCGATTCCTTCATCGTGCCGCGTGTCGAAGGTTTTGCGCAAAGCACGGGCACGCTCGCCTCCGCCGTCGCCGCGGTCTGCACCACGAACGGAGACGAGACCGCGCGCAAGGCCGCCGCAACCGCATTCCGCGAGACGGTGAAAAGCTGGGGCGGTCTCGACTTCGTTCGCTTCGGCCCCGCAACGCGCGAGCATCGCTTGGAGCGGATCTTCTTCTGGCCCGATCCGCGAGGTTTTGCTTCGCGCCAGCTGAGAGCACTGCTCGCGGCAAAGAAGCCGGAGCTGCTGGAGCCGGGCGCGCTCGCTCGCCAGAGCGTCGCCGTGCAGGGCCTGACCGCGCTCGAGATCCTGCTGTTCGACGAGAAGACGCCGCTCGGCGCGGGAGACGACGAGGCGGCCCGCTATCGCTGCGCGCTCGCGTCGGCCATCGCAGCAAACCTTCACGCAGTCGCCGGCGAGATTCGCGACGGCTGGCAAGGCGGCGACGGCTTCCGCAACAAGATGCTGAGGCCAGGTTCGGATAACCTGCTCTACAAGGATTCCACGGAGACCGTGCGCGAGGTCGCGAAGGCGCTCGCGACGGGTCTCGAGCTTTGCCGCGATCGCTTCATCCTTCCGGAGCTGACGGCGGTCACGGCGAACCCGCCACGCCGCGTGCGCCTGGCGTTCGAGGCATCAGGCGCGACCGACGACTATCTGCGCTCCTCGCTCGCAGCCTTGCACGAGCTCTACGATTCGATCGGCTTCGACGCCTACGTTCCGGCCGACAAGCCCTGGATGGTGAGCTTCCTGCCGAACGCGTGGAAGAGCCTGATCGCCGACGCCGCCCGCCTCGACAAGCTGCGCGCCAACGAGCGCGGGTCGGAAGCGCACCTGCGGGCGCTGCGCAAGATGCGCTTCGATCTCGGCGGCATTCGCAATATCATCGTCAAGGAGTTGGCGCCCAACGCCGATATTGTGATGGGGTTTAACGAGCTGGATGGCGATTGA
- a CDS encoding DUF1513 domain-containing protein: MAIDRRQFLIGSLVTLGAARHAIASEGLADEVARLALYASGARLPDGSFAVLVIAEDGRILREIPMSARGHDIAADHVRRRAVIFARRPGFFALAFDVDGRGEPEVFAPPADRHFYGHGAFAPDGRLVYATEHNVDTGDGMIGIYDATGGWQRVGEFPSYGVGPHEAIMLSDGRTLAVANGGFGNDPATGRESIGVAMMEPNVAFIDTATGALRACHGVPSAINLLSLRHLVETPTGDIWFGTQWQGSLEECPALVGRVGLDRPIALPEAADALGIALKGYIGAVAVNGDGRLLAASAPLTGKVLYLDAANGGIVREVSIKDSSGVTPGNGSSDFAMSTGQGIVRFEGEGAAPHDLKFSDAEFDNHLRRV, encoded by the coding sequence ATGGCGATTGACCGGCGGCAATTCCTGATCGGGTCCTTGGTGACGCTCGGCGCCGCCCGCCACGCGATCGCATCCGAAGGGCTGGCCGACGAGGTCGCGCGTCTGGCGCTCTACGCCTCGGGAGCGCGGCTACCGGATGGCTCTTTCGCCGTGCTCGTCATCGCAGAGGATGGGCGCATCCTGCGTGAGATCCCGATGTCGGCCCGCGGCCACGACATCGCCGCCGACCACGTCCGCCGCCGCGCCGTGATCTTCGCCCGTCGCCCGGGTTTCTTCGCGCTCGCTTTCGATGTCGACGGCCGCGGCGAACCAGAGGTGTTCGCGCCACCCGCCGACCGGCATTTCTACGGGCACGGCGCCTTCGCACCCGATGGACGCCTCGTCTACGCGACGGAGCATAACGTCGATACCGGTGACGGGATGATCGGCATCTACGACGCGACCGGTGGCTGGCAGCGAGTTGGCGAGTTTCCGTCTTACGGCGTCGGCCCGCACGAAGCGATCATGCTGTCGGACGGCCGCACGCTCGCCGTCGCCAATGGCGGCTTCGGCAATGATCCGGCAACGGGCCGCGAGAGCATCGGTGTCGCGATGATGGAGCCGAACGTGGCCTTCATCGACACCGCGACGGGCGCGCTGCGCGCTTGTCACGGCGTACCGTCCGCGATCAACTTGCTTTCGCTGCGCCACCTGGTCGAGACCCCAACGGGCGACATCTGGTTCGGCACCCAATGGCAGGGCAGCCTCGAGGAGTGCCCGGCGCTTGTCGGCCGCGTCGGTCTCGACCGCCCGATCGCGTTGCCGGAGGCGGCCGACGCGCTCGGCATCGCGCTCAAGGGCTACATCGGCGCGGTCGCCGTCAACGGAGACGGCCGCCTGCTCGCCGCATCGGCCCCGCTCACGGGCAAGGTGCTCTATCTCGACGCTGCGAACGGCGGCATCGTACGCGAAGTGAGCATAAAGGACAGCTCCGGCGTCACACCCGGGAATGGCTCGTCGGACTTCGCCATGAGCACCGGCCAGGGCATCGTGCGCTTCGAAGGCGAGGGCGCCGCCCCGCACGATCTCAAGTTCTCCGACGCTGAATTCGACAACCACCTGCGTCGCGTTTGA
- a CDS encoding UDP-N-acetylmuramoyl-L-alanyl-D-glutamate--2,6-diaminopimelate ligase, with protein sequence MRLSSLTTNISIAAAPADVEAVDITRITADSRAAVPGALFVALAGTKADGTKFIADAVAKGAVVVLAAESADIPSGLSVPVLRVPEPRRALALMAARFYGAQPEIAVAVTGTSGKTSVAEFTRQLFAAAGHRAASLGTIGVVKPDGAVYGSLTTPDPVTLHETLAALAAERITHLAFEASSHGLDQYRLDGVRIAAAAFTNLGRDHLDYHPTTEAYLAAKLRLFEELLPDGAPAVVNVDGPRAADVVSVAKKRGLPVITVGAAGETVRLARLARDGFAQSLTIEHGGLTYEVRLPLIGTYQVANALVAIGLALAVGENAGVVIPALAELTGVKGRLEIIGERNGGLAVVDYAHKPEALEAALDGVRSFATGKLICVFGCGGDRDRGKRPIMGAIAAQRADVVIVTDDNPRTEDPPSIRAEILAAAPGAQEIGDRAEAIAAAVRLMQPGDVVLVAGKGHETGQIVGQTVRPFSDHDCVHKALLTP encoded by the coding sequence ATGCGCCTTTCCTCTCTCACTACGAATATCAGCATCGCCGCCGCGCCTGCGGACGTCGAAGCTGTCGACATCACGCGCATCACCGCCGACAGCCGGGCCGCCGTACCGGGCGCGCTGTTCGTGGCGCTTGCTGGCACCAAGGCGGATGGCACGAAGTTCATCGCCGACGCGGTCGCGAAAGGTGCCGTCGTCGTGCTGGCCGCCGAATCGGCAGACATCCCGAGCGGTCTCTCTGTCCCAGTGCTGCGTGTACCGGAGCCGCGCCGCGCGCTGGCGCTGATGGCTGCGCGCTTCTACGGTGCCCAGCCCGAGATCGCCGTCGCTGTAACCGGTACCAGCGGCAAGACCTCGGTCGCCGAGTTCACGCGTCAGCTTTTCGCCGCCGCCGGGCACCGCGCCGCATCCCTCGGCACCATCGGTGTCGTGAAGCCGGACGGTGCCGTCTACGGCTCGCTGACCACGCCCGATCCGGTGACGCTGCACGAGACGCTCGCTGCGCTGGCCGCCGAACGCATTACGCACCTCGCCTTCGAAGCGTCCTCGCATGGCCTCGACCAGTATCGGCTCGACGGCGTCCGCATCGCGGCGGCGGCTTTCACCAACCTCGGTCGCGACCACCTCGACTACCATCCGACCACGGAAGCCTATCTGGCTGCCAAGCTGCGCCTCTTCGAGGAGCTGCTGCCCGATGGCGCCCCAGCCGTCGTCAACGTGGACGGCCCCCGCGCGGCCGACGTCGTGAGCGTCGCAAAGAAACGCGGCCTGCCCGTCATCACCGTTGGCGCCGCTGGCGAGACGGTGCGGCTTGCACGCCTCGCACGCGACGGCTTCGCGCAAAGCCTCACCATCGAGCACGGCGGGCTGACTTACGAAGTGCGCCTGCCGCTGATCGGCACCTACCAGGTTGCCAACGCGCTCGTCGCCATCGGACTTGCGCTCGCAGTGGGAGAGAACGCAGGGGTCGTGATTCCTGCCCTCGCAGAGCTGACCGGCGTCAAAGGGCGCCTCGAGATCATCGGCGAAAGGAACGGCGGTCTCGCCGTCGTCGACTACGCGCACAAGCCCGAGGCGCTGGAAGCAGCTCTCGACGGGGTACGTTCGTTCGCAACCGGCAAATTGATCTGCGTATTCGGCTGCGGCGGCGACCGCGACCGCGGCAAGCGCCCGATCATGGGGGCCATCGCGGCACAGCGGGCCGACGTCGTCATCGTCACCGACGACAACCCGCGCACCGAGGACCCGCCGTCGATCCGTGCCGAAATTTTAGCCGCCGCGCCGGGCGCTCAAGAGATCGGAGATCGTGCCGAGGCCATCGCCGCCGCCGTTCGCTTGATGCAGCCTGGGGATGTCGTGCTGGTCGCAGGCAAAGGTCACGAAACGGGCCAGATCGTCGGTCAGACGGTGAGACCCTTCTCGGACCACGACTGTGTGCACAAAGCTTTACTAACCCCCTGA
- a CDS encoding UDP-N-acetylmuramoylalanyl-D-glutamyl-2,6-diaminopimelate--D-alanyl-D-alanine ligase, with amino-acid sequence MPENLWTSEDLVAAAKGRAERANGRPIAGISIDTRTLAPGDLFVALKDQRDGHAFVGAAFKAGAAAALVSEAYEPGPNDGPLIRVRDTLSALENIGRAARARLAPEARVIAVTGSAGKTGTKDMLRAALSRLGPTHGADKSFNNHWGVPLTLARMPATTRFGVFEIGMNHAGEITPLVALVRPHVAIITTVEPVHLAQFPSVEAIAEAKAEIFTGLEPGGTAIINRDNPHFELLRRRAEARGARVVAFGQDGRADVRPKVAELSSEGTVMEVDVGGRQVHMRVAVPGIHIARNALAVAAAIDAAGGDLDEALPALAALAPPPGRGTRTELSFQGGRILLIDESYNANPASMRAALAVLGTVPRDAFRRRIAVLGDMLELGEYEKTHHVALKEAVDAAGTDLVFACGPNMAHLFSALEPSRQGAWAPSSQELRDPLFAALAPGDVVMIKGSNGSRMGPLAEALRGT; translated from the coding sequence ATGCCTGAAAACTTGTGGACGTCTGAGGACCTCGTTGCTGCCGCCAAAGGACGCGCCGAGCGCGCCAATGGCCGGCCGATTGCGGGGATCTCGATCGACACGCGTACGCTCGCTCCGGGCGATCTGTTCGTCGCTCTGAAGGATCAGCGCGATGGCCACGCGTTCGTCGGCGCGGCATTCAAAGCGGGCGCCGCGGCGGCGCTCGTGTCGGAAGCCTACGAGCCCGGCCCGAACGACGGCCCCCTGATTCGCGTGCGCGACACGCTGTCGGCATTGGAGAACATCGGCCGCGCGGCGCGCGCGCGTCTCGCGCCCGAGGCGCGTGTCATTGCAGTCACCGGCAGCGCCGGCAAGACCGGCACCAAGGATATGCTGCGCGCCGCGTTATCGCGCCTCGGTCCGACGCACGGCGCCGACAAGTCGTTCAACAACCACTGGGGCGTACCGCTGACACTGGCTCGCATGCCCGCAACGACCCGCTTCGGCGTTTTCGAGATCGGCATGAACCACGCCGGCGAGATCACGCCGCTCGTCGCCCTGGTGCGCCCGCACGTGGCCATCATAACGACGGTCGAGCCCGTGCACCTCGCGCAGTTCCCAAGTGTCGAGGCCATCGCCGAGGCCAAGGCCGAGATCTTCACCGGCCTCGAGCCGGGAGGCACCGCCATCATCAACCGCGACAATCCGCATTTCGAGCTGCTGCGCCGACGTGCCGAGGCGAGAGGCGCCCGCGTCGTCGCCTTCGGCCAGGATGGGCGCGCCGACGTGCGTCCCAAGGTGGCCGAGCTCTCATCCGAGGGGACGGTCATGGAAGTCGATGTCGGCGGCCGCCAGGTCCACATGCGCGTCGCTGTGCCGGGCATCCACATCGCCCGCAACGCACTGGCCGTTGCTGCCGCAATCGACGCCGCAGGCGGCGATCTCGACGAAGCACTGCCCGCGCTTGCGGCGCTCGCACCGCCGCCCGGCCGCGGCACGCGGACCGAGCTTTCCTTCCAGGGCGGCCGGATTCTCCTGATCGACGAGAGCTACAACGCCAATCCGGCCTCCATGCGGGCGGCCCTCGCCGTGCTTGGCACCGTGCCGCGGGACGCTTTCAGGCGCCGGATTGCCGTGCTTGGCGATATGCTGGAGCTTGGAGAATACGAGAAAACCCACCACGTCGCCCTCAAGGAAGCTGTTGACGCTGCGGGTACTGATCTGGTCTTTGCCTGTGGGCCGAACATGGCGCATCTTTTCTCTGCCCTCGAGCCGAGCCGGCAGGGTGCTTGGGCGCCGTCGTCGCAGGAGCTCCGCGACCCGCTGTTCGCGGCGCTGGCGCCGGGTGACGTGGTGATGATCAAGGGGTCGAACGGGAGCCGCATGGGACCGCTCGCCGAGGCCTTGAGGGGAACATGA